The Gemmatimonadaceae bacterium genome includes a window with the following:
- a CDS encoding N-acetyl-gamma-glutamyl-phosphate reductase — MHKLPVAVLGASGYAGQELCRLLERHPDFALSHAAAHSRAGETLQLPGRALTMVGVETVPLAEMAVVFSALPHGASATWVEAAQQAGARVIDLSSDLRPGQGAFALGDVDAPYGLPELNRDAIRTAQVVANPGCYPTATLLGLLPLVARDLLVPGAPIVVDAASGVSGAGNAPKLDLLYGEVAEDFRAYGVGNTHRHLGEMRATLDALGADADLLFTPHLLPVMRGILATITVTLREPLVDPGALYRTHYAVEPFVEVAGAPPRLREVAHRNVARIHATPLAHTRQPMLQVFVAIDNLVKGAAGQAIQNANLLCGLDEVAGLPS; from the coding sequence ATGCATAAACTCCCTGTCGCCGTGCTAGGGGCCAGCGGGTATGCCGGTCAGGAACTCTGCCGGCTGCTCGAGCGGCATCCGGACTTCGCACTCAGCCACGCCGCCGCACATTCGCGGGCCGGGGAAACGCTGCAGCTGCCCGGACGCGCTCTGACGATGGTCGGCGTCGAGACCGTCCCGCTCGCCGAGATGGCGGTCGTGTTCTCCGCCCTGCCGCATGGTGCATCCGCCACCTGGGTCGAAGCCGCGCAACAGGCGGGCGCCAGGGTCATCGACCTCTCCAGCGACCTCCGCCCGGGGCAGGGTGCATTCGCCCTTGGCGATGTCGACGCACCGTACGGCCTGCCCGAGCTGAACCGCGACGCGATCCGGACGGCGCAGGTCGTGGCGAACCCGGGGTGCTACCCGACGGCCACGCTCCTCGGCCTGCTCCCGCTCGTCGCGCGCGACCTGCTGGTGCCCGGTGCACCCATCGTCGTCGATGCGGCGAGCGGCGTGTCCGGCGCCGGCAACGCCCCGAAGCTGGACCTCCTCTATGGCGAAGTGGCCGAGGACTTCCGCGCCTATGGCGTCGGCAACACGCACCGCCACCTGGGCGAGATGCGCGCCACGCTCGATGCCCTCGGCGCCGACGCCGACCTGCTCTTCACGCCGCACCTGCTCCCCGTGATGCGCGGCATCCTCGCGACGATCACCGTCACGCTGCGCGAGCCGCTGGTGGATCCGGGCGCGCTGTATCGCACGCACTACGCCGTCGAGCCCTTCGTCGAGGTGGCCGGCGCACCGCCGCGGCTCCGGGAGGTGGCGCACCGCAACGTCGCGCGCATCCACGCCACCCCGCTCGCACACACCCGCCAGCCGATGCTGCAGGTCTTCGTCGCGATCGACAACCTCGTCAAGGGCGCCGCCGGCCAGGCCATCCAGAACGCGAACCTGCTCTGCGGCCTCGACGAAGTGGCGGGGCTGCCGTCGTGA
- the argB gene encoding acetylglutamate kinase translates to MTRVFKLGGRVQSDPALPALLAAAWRAAPSMVVVHGGGDEVSALQMAFGRESTFVDGRRVTAVADLDLLRMALSGSANKRLVAAMVGAGVPAVGISGEDAGMVRATATARATMGEVGTPDVVDDALLRHLLAGGFCPVVSPLARDAGSPAGGVLNVNGDDAAAAIAVALHAAELVLVSDVPGVLVDGVPQSHLDAEAARALIARGVARGGMAAKLDAALGALARGVRQVRVGAVLALTDATHGTVITLAGVPA, encoded by the coding sequence GTGACGCGCGTGTTCAAGCTCGGCGGGAGAGTGCAGTCGGATCCGGCGCTGCCGGCGCTGCTGGCCGCCGCGTGGCGTGCCGCACCCTCGATGGTGGTGGTGCATGGAGGCGGGGACGAGGTCTCGGCGCTGCAGATGGCGTTCGGCCGCGAGTCGACCTTCGTCGACGGCCGACGCGTCACGGCAGTGGCCGACCTGGACCTGCTGCGGATGGCGCTCTCAGGCAGCGCGAACAAGCGGCTCGTGGCGGCGATGGTGGGTGCCGGCGTGCCGGCGGTCGGCATCTCCGGCGAGGATGCGGGGATGGTGCGCGCCACCGCGACGGCCCGTGCGACGATGGGCGAGGTCGGAACCCCCGACGTGGTGGACGATGCCCTGCTGCGACACCTGCTGGCGGGCGGCTTCTGTCCCGTGGTCTCCCCGCTCGCGCGCGACGCCGGGTCACCGGCTGGCGGGGTGCTCAACGTGAATGGCGATGACGCGGCCGCGGCGATCGCCGTCGCGCTGCACGCCGCCGAGCTCGTGCTGGTGAGTGACGTGCCCGGCGTGCTGGTGGACGGCGTGCCGCAGTCGCACCTCGACGCCGAGGCCGCGCGGGCACTGATCGCGCGCGGCGTGGCGCGTGGCGGGATGGCGGCCAAGCTCGATGCCGCACTCGGCGCGCTGGCGCGTGGCGTGCGGCAGGTCCGGGTCGGCGCGGTGCTGGCGCTGACCGACGCCACGCATGGAACGGTGATCACCCTTGCCGGAGTACCCGCATGA
- a CDS encoding acetylornithine transaminase, with protein sequence MTAALATPVAPSAIPSSVPSEGSGADPVTSSIAYTYKRFPVTIVRGEGVTLYDDAGTAYLDCMSGIATNALGYNDAGVNAAITEALQTGLIHLSNLVTNEPAERLAHFLTARTFADKVFFCNSGVEAVEGAIKFARRWGRSIDAEGGKHGIVSVRGSFHGRLGAALAATDRAAYRMPFRPLTPGVTIVERDLDTLRAVLSAESTAAVIIEPVQGEGGLRPVDHDFLRAVRALTRERNILLILDEIQCGLGRTGCFLAHEPIGIKPDIVTLAKPLAGGLPMGAILLTADVADALKPGEHGTTFGGGPLVTHVALHVCQRLADPALLLRVREDGAWFGARLAALKSAHSSVRAVRGVGFMWGVDVTEPASAVIERARAKGLLIISAGDHTLRILPPLVATRDDLDRAVTLLELALRDVAPTF encoded by the coding sequence ATGACTGCCGCACTTGCGACACCTGTCGCCCCGTCCGCCATCCCGTCATCCGTGCCGTCCGAGGGCAGTGGCGCCGACCCCGTGACGAGCAGCATTGCGTACACCTACAAGCGATTCCCCGTCACCATCGTGCGGGGCGAGGGTGTCACGCTCTATGACGATGCCGGCACGGCCTATCTCGACTGCATGTCCGGGATCGCCACCAACGCGCTCGGCTACAACGATGCCGGCGTGAATGCCGCGATCACCGAGGCGCTGCAGACGGGGCTGATCCACCTGTCGAACCTCGTGACGAACGAGCCGGCCGAGCGGCTCGCGCACTTCCTCACCGCGCGCACCTTCGCGGACAAGGTGTTCTTCTGCAACTCCGGCGTGGAGGCGGTCGAGGGGGCGATCAAGTTCGCGCGGCGGTGGGGGCGCAGCATCGATGCCGAGGGGGGCAAGCACGGCATCGTGTCGGTGCGCGGCAGCTTTCATGGCCGGCTCGGTGCCGCGCTGGCCGCCACCGACCGTGCGGCGTACCGCATGCCCTTCCGCCCGCTCACGCCGGGCGTGACGATCGTCGAGCGGGACCTCGACACCCTCCGGGCCGTGCTGTCCGCGGAGTCGACCGCGGCGGTGATCATCGAGCCGGTGCAGGGCGAGGGTGGCCTGCGCCCCGTGGACCACGACTTCCTGCGCGCGGTGCGTGCGCTCACGCGCGAGCGCAACATCCTGCTCATCCTGGACGAGATCCAGTGTGGCCTGGGCCGCACCGGCTGCTTCCTCGCGCACGAGCCGATCGGCATCAAGCCGGACATCGTCACGCTGGCGAAGCCGCTGGCCGGCGGGCTGCCGATGGGCGCCATCCTGCTGACGGCGGACGTTGCGGATGCACTGAAGCCGGGAGAGCATGGCACCACCTTCGGTGGCGGCCCGCTGGTCACGCATGTGGCGCTGCACGTCTGCCAGCGGCTGGCCGACCCGGCGTTGCTGCTCCGCGTGCGTGAGGACGGCGCGTGGTTCGGTGCCAGGCTGGCCGCGCTCAAGAGTGCACACTCGAGCGTGCGGGCCGTGCGCGGCGTGGGATTCATGTGGGGCGTGGACGTGACCGAGCCCGCCAGCGCGGTGATCGAACGGGCGCGCGCGAAGGGCCTGCTGATCATCTCGGCTGGCGACCACACGCTGCGCATCCTG